GCTGCTCGGCCAGCTTTTCCAATACGGCTCGACGTCGCTCGACCGCTTGGCGTTTCAAAAGCAGCTTGACGACATCGCTGCGAACGAATCCGCAGGCGCGTCGTTCTCACTCTCGGTACTCGCGCAGCACTTCGATCGCGGCATGCAGCTGCTCGCCGACAACGAGCTGCACCCGGCGTTGCCGGCGGACGCTTTCCCGGTCGAACAGAGGAACTTAGCCCAAGCACTTTCCGGCCAGCTCGCGAGCCCCGCGTACAAACAGTCGCGCGCGATCGACGTGGCGCTTCTCCCGGCAGGCGACCCGGCGCTTCGAGAAGCGACGCCCACCACGGTCGCAGGCCTGACGCTCCCTGATGCGCAGTCCTATTATGACGCCGCGTTCCGTCCGGACATGACCACCATCGTCGTCATCGGCGATGTCACGCCGGAACAAGCACGCGCTTCCGTTTTGAAATGGTTCGGCGGTTGGGCGGCGCATGGCGCTCGACCCGTCACCGACTTGCCGCCGATCGCTGCGAACTCACCGTCGAGCACGGTCGTCCCCGACTCTTCGAGAGTTCAAGACTCGGCGACCATGATCGAAAACATCGGCGTCGTCAGAACGAATCCCGACTACTATGCATTGCAAGTCGGCAACCACGTCTTAGGCGGCGGGTTCTACGCCACACGACTGTATCGGGATCTGCGCGAAAAGGCCGGACTCGTCTACTTCGTGGGCAACAACCTGAGCGTCGGCAAGACGCGATCGACGTTCAGTGTCGATTTCGGCTGCGATCCTCAAAACGTCTCGAAGGCGCGCGGGCTCATCGTGCGCGACGTCGCTGCGATGCAAAAGAAGCCGGTGACGGCGGGCGAGCTCCAACAAGCAAAGGCGTTGTTGCTGCGCCAGATCCCGCTTGCGGAATCGAGTGAAAACGACGTCGCATCGGGTCTGCTCGCGCGCGCCACGAGCGGCCTCCCGCTCGACGAACCAAGTCGGGCCGCACGGCGATATCTGAACATCACTCCGGCGCAAATCCAAGCCGCGTTTCAGAGATGGATCCGCGTCGGCGGTTTCGTGGACGTCGTGCTAGGGCCGAACCCGCAGTAGATGTGACCTTCAGACCCGTTCGGGGCCGAGGCGTTTTGCGCGCGGACCCGAATGGTAGCGTCATGGATAATCGGCCGATTCACATCGCCGCGATTGCTTTTTTTGTCGCCGGCTCGATCACGGCTGCGCCGGCGTATGCCGACTCTCCCGCGGTCGCGCGGGTCACGCTCGATAACGGTCTGCGCGTCGTCGTCGAACGGCAAGCGACCGCACCGATCGCGACAGTCTCCATGGACTATCTTTTCGGTGTCGCCGATTCGCCGTCGTCCAATGCGGGTCTGGCGTTCGGAGTCTCGGAGTTCATGACGCGGCAGGTCGATGGATTGAATGCCGATCAGCTCTCGAAGCTCGTGGGTGCGGTCGGCGGCAGCGTGAACGTCTATACGGCCGAAACGCTCACGCGATTTGTCTCGACCGTTCCTAGCGTCGATCTGCCGACCATCCTTATGCTCGAAGCGGCGCGGATGCGCGGACTGGGCGCGACGA
The Candidatus Eremiobacteraceae bacterium DNA segment above includes these coding regions:
- a CDS encoding pitrilysin family protein, with the protein product AALASLALPPPSAAPYDTTLPNGLRLIVRPETVSPTVSVIGEVRQEPALQVPSGEEGLDSLLGQLFQYGSTSLDRLAFQKQLDDIAANESAGASFSLSVLAQHFDRGMQLLADNELHPALPADAFPVEQRNLAQALSGQLASPAYKQSRAIDVALLPAGDPALREATPTTVAGLTLPDAQSYYDAAFRPDMTTIVVIGDVTPEQARASVLKWFGGWAAHGARPVTDLPPIAANSPSSTVVPDSSRVQDSATMIENIGVVRTNPDYYALQVGNHVLGGGFYATRLYRDLREKAGLVYFVGNNLSVGKTRSTFSVDFGCDPQNVSKARGLIVRDVAAMQKKPVTAGELQQAKALLLRQIPLAESSENDVASGLLARATSGLPLDEPSRAARRYLNITPAQIQAAFQRWIRVGGFVDVVLGPNPQ